From Saccopteryx leptura isolate mSacLep1 chromosome 3, mSacLep1_pri_phased_curated, whole genome shotgun sequence, one genomic window encodes:
- the ADGRB1 gene encoding adhesion G protein-coupled receptor B1 isoform X3 — protein MEKVVVPSVTLIVGCGVSSLTLLMLIIIYVSVWRYIRSERSVILINFCLSIISSNALILIGQTQTRNKVVCTLVAAFLHFFFLSSFCWVLTEAWQSYMAVTGRLRNRLIRKRFLCLGWGLPALVVAISVGFTKAKGYSTMNYCWLSLEGGLLYAFVGPAAAVVLVNMAIGILVFNKLVSKDGITDKKLKERAGASLWSSCVVLPLLALTWMSAVLAVTDRRSALFQILFAVFDSLEGFVIVMVHCILRREVQDAVKCRVVDRQEEGNGDSGGSFQNGHAQLMTDFEKDVDLACRSGERLTVLNKDIAACRTATITGTLKRPSLAEEEKLKLAHAKVPPPNFNSLPANVSKLHVHGSPHCPGGPLPDFPNHSLTLKKSRAPKSSFVGDGDIFKKLDSELSRAQEKALDTSYVILPTATATLRPKAQEEPKYSIHLDQMPQTRLIHLNMAPDASLPARSPPSRQPPEAPPAQPPPPPPPPPPPPPQPLPPAPSLEPAPPSLGEPGNPAAHPGPSTGAGGKNENVSTLSVSSLERRKSRYAELDFEKIMHTRKRHQDMFQDLNRKLQHAEKDKEVLGPESKPEKQQTPNKRPWESLRKAHGPPTWVKKELEPLPPSPLELRSVEWEKSGATIPLVGQDIIDLQTEV, from the exons ATGGAGAAGGTGGTGGTGCCGTCGGTGACACTCATCGTGGGCTGTGGCGTGTCGTCCCTGACCCTGCTCATGCTGATCATCATCTATGTCTCCGTGTGGAG GTACATCCGCTCAGAGCGGTCCGTCATCCTCATCAACTTCTGCTTGTCCATCATCTCCTCCAATGCCCTCATCCTCATTGGGCAGACCCAGACCCGCAACAAG GTGGTGTGCACGCTGGTGGCCGCCTTTCTCCACTTCTTCTTCCTGTCGTCCTTCTGCTGGGTGCTCACCGAGGCCTGGCAGTCCTACATGGCCGTGACGGGCCGCCTCCGAAACCGCCTCATTCGCAAGCGCTTCCTCTGCCTGGGCTGGG GGCTCCCTGCACTGGTCGTGGCCATTTCCGTGGGATTCACCAAGGCCAAAGGGTACAGCACCATGAACTA CTGCTGGCTCTCCCTGGAGGGGGGACTGCTGTATGCCTTCGTGGGACCAGCTGCTGCCGTTGTGCTG GTGAACATGGCCATCGGGATCCTGGTGTTCAACAAGCTTGTGTCCAAAGATGGCATCACGGACAAGAAGCTGAAGGAGCGGGCAGG GGCCTCGCTGTGGAGCTCCTGCGTGGTGCTGCCGCTGCTGGCGCTGACCTGGATGTCGGCCGTGCTCGCCGTCACCGACCGCCGCTCCGCCCTCTTCCAGATCCTCTTCGCCGTCTTCGACTCGCTGGAGGGCTTCGTCATCGTGATGGTGCACTGCATCCTGCGGAGAGAG GTGCAGGACGCCGTGAAGTGCCGCGTGGTGGACCGCCAGGAGGAGGGCAACGGGGACTCGGGGGGCTCCTTCCAGAATGGCCACGCCCAGCTCATG ACCGACTTCGAGAAGGATGTGGATCTGGCCTGTAGATCAGGTGAGCGCCTGACAG TGCTGAACAAGGACATCGCGGCTTGCCGCACGGCCACCATCACGGGCACGCTCAAGCGGCCGTCGCTGGCCGAGGAGGAGAAGCTGAAGCTGGCCCACGCCAAGGTGCCGCCCCCCAACTTCAACAGCCTGCCCGCCAACGTGTCCAAGCTCCACGTGCACGGCTCCCCCCACTGCCCGGGCGGCCCCCTGCCCGACTTCCCCAACCACTCGCTGACCCTCAAGAAGAGCCGGGCTCCCAAGTCCTCCTTCGTGGGGGATGGGGACATCTTCAAGAAGCTGGACTCCGAGCTGAGCCGGGCCCAGGAGAAGGCCCTGGACACGAGCTACGTGATCCTGCCCACGGCCACGGCCACGCTGCGGCCCAAGGCCCAGGAAGAGCCCAAGTACAGCATCCACCTGGACCAGATGCCCCAGACGCGCCTCATCCACCTCAACATGGCGCCCGACGCCAGCCTCCCGGCCCGCAGCCCGCCCTCCCGCCAGCCCCCCGAGGCCCCCCCGGCCCAGCCCCCGCCGCCCCCGCCtccgccgcccccgccgcccccgcAGCCTCTGCCCCCCGCGCCCAGCCTGGAGCCAGCACCCCCCAGCCTGGGGGAGCCCGGGAACCCCGCTGCCCACCCGGGGCCCAGCACAGGGGCTGGGGGCAAGAATGAGAACGTCTCCACCTTATCTGTGAGCTCCCTGGAG AGGCGGAAATCGCGGTACGCAGAACTGGACTTTGAG AAAATCATGCACACACGGAAGCGGCACCAGGACATGTTCCAGGACCTGAACCGGAAGCTGCAGCATGCAGAGAAGGACAAGGAGGTGCTGGGCCCGGAGAGCAAG CCAGAGAAGCAGCAGACGCCCAACAAGCGGCCCTGGGAGAGCCTCCGGAAAGCCCACGGGCCGCCCACCTGGGTGAAGAAGGAGCTGGAGCCGCTGCCGCCGTCGCCGCTGGAGCTGCGCAGCGTGGAGTGGGAGAAGTCGGGGGCCACCATCCCGCTGGTGGGCCAGGACATCATCGACCTCCAGACCGAGGTCTGA